The genomic DNA AGTGGTGTGAAGTGTGTACACGAGACAGATGCCGTCAATCACACCGCTATCCCTGACAGCTCTCTGGACCTGTGGGGTGATATCCACTATCTCACAGCCTCTGTTGGTCGATAGCTCTATCATATGATCTGAATCTCCGTCTCGGATTTAAGAACATACTGCTGCACTCCAGGATGCTGATATGATTAATTGTTGCATCAGGTTGTGTGTCAGAATTACAGAAAAACGCTCATGACGCAAGGTCATCTATATGGATGAAATGGTCTGCGTTCATGCTATTTCGTAGCAAATGATCATACCAATCAGGAAATTATTAGCTTATACGAGGTTTGCACATGCGAGGGTGAACATGAGCTTCCCGCCGGAGCATTACGAGCCGATCTACGACAGGGGCGCCAGGATCTACAGATTTCGCTGAGGGCCTCTTCTGATACATCGATGCCCTCTCCATGCTCCTCTGAAATCCCGCATCTTCGGGTATCTGGCTGGGGGGATACGTGGCGCATTTCAAGAGCAAAACATCGAAACTTTGATATGTTTTAAAAATAGGCAACAATCGAGCAGGATGGAGGAAGTGCTTTACATCAGCGTTCCTGTCAGCGTTGCAGCGACATGGATAGCGACGTGGAAGTGGATCCGCAAGGCTCCAGAGGTCGGTCTTCTGGGATGGGACATGCACAAGCCCGGGCGGCCGAAGGTGCCGGAGATGGGCGGCGTGCCTCTTGTGTTTGGCTTTGTGCTCGGGGTTCTTGTCTACATCGGAATCGAGACGTTTTACCTGAACTCATACAGATACACGCCGATACTGGCGGCACTGTGCACGGTTTTGATGGCGTGCATCATAGGGATCATGGACGACATCCTGGGATGGAAGGCGGGCTTGAGGCAGTGGCAGAAACCGATGTTCATGCTTTTCGCAGCGATGCCGATGATGGTTATCAATGCAGGCCATACAACGATGAGCCTTCCCCTGATCGGGCGGGTCGACTGGGGGATACTGTATCCTCTCGTGATCATCCCGATAGGGGTTGTGGGAGCCTCGAACGCCTTCAACATGGTCGCTGGATACAACGGCCTTGAGGCCGGGATGGGTGTGATTATATTCGCGGCTCTTGGCTATGCTGGTCTTGTCATGGGGAAGACGAGCGCAGCTGCCCTGTCCATCATAATGCTCGGCTCGCTGCTCGCCTTCCTGTACTTCAACCGGTATCCTGCCAGGGTATTCCCAGGGGACACGATGACCTACTCCGTGGGAGCTCTGGCTGCTTGCGTGGCGATACTGGGGGATATTGAGAAGATAGCTGTGACACTGTTCATACCGTATGCGATCGATTTCTTCATGCAGGCCAGAGGGAGATTTGGAAAGGAGGCGTTCGCAAATCTGGGAGATGATGGCAGCCTATCTCAGAGCGGTATCTACCACCTCACCCATCTGGCGATCGCTCTGCTCAGGCGCCTGAAGGGGAGGGTCTACGAGAGGGATGTTGTGCTGTTCATGTGGGGCGTGGAGGCTGTGGTGGCGATGCTGAGCATTTATGCGTACCTCTGATGGTGGTCTGAATGGATGAGAGAATGGATGACGAGATAGATCTGCGTGACATAATCCGTGTGCTGTGGGAGAACAGGTTCCTGGTAGTGGGCATTTTCCTGATCGCGGTGGTGGCTGCAGGCGCGGTGAGCATCATGATGCCATCGGTCTACAGGGCATCGTGCCTCGTCGCTCTCGGGAACTTCGGGGATCCGGTATACACGATTCAGTCTGGGGCATCTGAGATCCTGACGAGTGATGCGTTTGTTCTCGACCTTCTCTCCCGGCTCAACCTCAGCCTCTCTCCTGGCGAGCTCGCCGAATTTAAGGATAGGATGAGGATTGAGCCTGTTAAGGGTTCAGACCGCCTACTCAGCATCTCCATGGAGACCACGGATCCAGAAGAGGGGAAGCGGATCCTGCGGGAGATGGTCAGCTTATTCGAAGACAGGAGCAACCAGAGCTACACTGAGCAGAGGGGTCTCCTGCTGGAGCAGCTCTCAGCCACCAACCAGCTTCTGGATTCTGTGGAGGAAAGCATCAACCAGACTCACCAGGCGATGAAGGAGATTGAGGGCGCCACGGGCGTATCTTCGCTGGAGAAGAGCATGTTGCTCTCATACAAGCTGGATTACCTGCAGAATGCAGAGTCTCAGCGTCTGGGCCTTATGGATCGTTACATGAATCTACATAAGCAGCTCATCCTCATGAAGTCCCTGGAGATAGTCGAGGCGCCTGCGGTGCCACTCCAGCCGGTGAAGCCCAGGAGAATGCTGATCGTCGGGGTCGCAGGCATGCTCGGGCTGATGCTCGGCGTATTCGCAGCATTCCTGAGGGTGGCTCTCAGAAGAGAGGAGCAGCGCACAGGAGAGTAACAGAGGGTGTCGCATGCCTCCTCGATCCTCGGCGCCAGCAGATAGCTGACATGGGAGCAGCGCACATGAGAATTACAGAAGGTGTCGCATGTGGTGGGTGCGCTTCTGCAGGGAGATCGATGAGCTCTACGAGTTCGCCTTCCGGACCGCTCAGGCGTACGAGGACTTCA from Methanothrix thermoacetophila PT includes the following:
- a CDS encoding MraY family glycosyltransferase; the encoded protein is MEEVLYISVPVSVAATWIATWKWIRKAPEVGLLGWDMHKPGRPKVPEMGGVPLVFGFVLGVLVYIGIETFYLNSYRYTPILAALCTVLMACIIGIMDDILGWKAGLRQWQKPMFMLFAAMPMMVINAGHTTMSLPLIGRVDWGILYPLVIIPIGVVGASNAFNMVAGYNGLEAGMGVIIFAALGYAGLVMGKTSAAALSIIMLGSLLAFLYFNRYPARVFPGDTMTYSVGALAACVAILGDIEKIAVTLFIPYAIDFFMQARGRFGKEAFANLGDDGSLSQSGIYHLTHLAIALLRRLKGRVYERDVVLFMWGVEAVVAMLSIYAYL
- a CDS encoding Wzz/FepE/Etk N-terminal domain-containing protein; the protein is MDERMDDEIDLRDIIRVLWENRFLVVGIFLIAVVAAGAVSIMMPSVYRASCLVALGNFGDPVYTIQSGASEILTSDAFVLDLLSRLNLSLSPGELAEFKDRMRIEPVKGSDRLLSISMETTDPEEGKRILREMVSLFEDRSNQSYTEQRGLLLEQLSATNQLLDSVEESINQTHQAMKEIEGATGVSSLEKSMLLSYKLDYLQNAESQRLGLMDRYMNLHKQLILMKSLEIVEAPAVPLQPVKPRRMLIVGVAGMLGLMLGVFAAFLRVALRREEQRTGE